The proteins below are encoded in one region of Salvelinus namaycush isolate Seneca chromosome 32, SaNama_1.0, whole genome shotgun sequence:
- the LOC120026920 gene encoding protein S100-A11-like translates to MESAINVLVSQFKTFAGKDGSSNTLSKEEFSSLVAFQLPTFVKNASDPAVIEQLMGSLDENNDGELTFLEFWQLIGKLANKQGGF, encoded by the exons ATGGAATCTGCCATCAATGTACTTGTCTCCCAGTTCAAGACCTTTGCTGGAAAGGATGGATCCTCAAACACCTTGAGCAAAGAGGAGTTCAGCAGCCTGGTGGCCTTTCAACTACCTACTTTTGTCAAG AACGCCAGCGATCCAGCCGTGATCGAACAGCTCATGGGCTCGTTGGACGAAAACAACGATGGGGAGCTGACATTTCTGGAGTTTTGGCAGCTGATTGGAAAACTTGCCAACAAGCAAGGGGGCTTTTAG